The following proteins are encoded in a genomic region of Xanthocytophaga agilis:
- a CDS encoding VCBS repeat-containing protein, producing MNIIRICVWILCLGGLLGCNSPKKEPLFTLLTSDHTGITFNNQIMESDTFNALRFEYIYNGGGVGVGDINNDGLQDIFFAGNMVSSKLYLNKGDLHFEDITAKARVSTNYWCTGVAMIDLNQDGLLDIYVSTIHPDKDKKVPNLFYLNKGIDAQGNVTFDEVASQIGLADSSYSTQAAFLDYDRDGDLDMYLLTNSSHENYDRNQAVGQHTDGTGKSVDKFFRNEGSGANGLPSFKDISKESGIQTEGWGLGIVVNDINRDGYPDIYCANDFLSNDHLWINNCNGTFSNQAKKAFKHTEHNGMGMDIADINNDGLNDIVVMDMMPEDNLRQKTMFSTIGYDRFFLNRRQNYQNQHIRNVLQINNGNGTFSDIGYLAGIYATDWSWSSLLADFDNDGYRDLLVTNGYRKDITDLDFVSYSREASLFGTDEARIKNAIKAVKGLEGVKKPNCIFHNNGDLTFTNLASEWGMDQPSYSNGAAYADFDNDGDLDMVMNNIDEEAFVYRNNVVQLQKEASKSNTNHFLRIRLQGDKPNTSGLGAKVWVYYNGKTQYTEHEIQRGYKSTIEDYEHFGMGKATKVDSLVVIWQNGNKQRLGTLSTDQIITLQEKNAQKQSIKSSTTKPFVFEEIHSITYKHQETDFPDFKYGQALLPHKHSQQGPSIAVGDINGDDLDDFIIGGSANDHATIFLQTTDHQFKQQSLPNKTSEDTGILLFDADNDGDNDLYCVSGSSEFGKETHQYQDRFYRNNGKGVFTPDSNALPKTESSGSCVVACDYDKDGDFDLFVGGRVSPTQYPIAPVSYLLQNDGKGHFSNNTQELCPELEKPGMVTSALWTDYDNDGWTDLIVIGEFMPITFFHNKQGKQFEKSELPNSGGWWNSITGGDFDNDGDIDYVAGNLGRNSLFQASEKYPVCVYAKDFDQNGTMDPVLCRYIDDKEYISHPRETLTDQIVSFRKTLTSYALYGKSTFAELFDSEKLKDALILKATTFSSIYLENQGKGQFVMHPLPVQAQFSPIFGLLTDDVNNDGNLDILAVGNDYSRETLSGWMDAGIGLYLQGNGKGNFTSATITETGFQVDGDAKALTQIVVSTNERLVIATQNQDSVKVFEHPQNKDATFSYIRLNLTDTKAELRWANGKKRLEEFHYGSGYLSQTTHTLIVPNGVTEVLIFDQKSQSRKIVVHSEIAQHSR from the coding sequence ATGAATATAATCCGAATCTGTGTTTGGATACTGTGTTTGGGAGGATTACTGGGATGTAATTCTCCCAAAAAAGAACCTCTCTTTACACTACTTACATCTGATCATACAGGTATCACGTTCAATAATCAGATAATGGAAAGTGATACATTTAATGCACTGCGGTTTGAATATATTTACAATGGTGGTGGAGTAGGAGTAGGGGATATAAACAATGATGGGCTTCAGGATATATTTTTTGCAGGTAATATGGTTTCCAGCAAACTGTATCTTAACAAAGGAGATCTTCATTTTGAAGATATTACTGCAAAAGCGCGTGTCAGTACTAACTATTGGTGTACGGGTGTAGCTATGATTGATTTGAATCAGGATGGCTTATTAGACATCTATGTTTCCACTATACACCCAGATAAAGATAAAAAAGTACCAAACCTATTTTACCTTAATAAAGGCATTGACGCACAAGGCAATGTCACCTTCGATGAAGTTGCCAGTCAAATAGGTCTGGCAGATAGCAGTTATTCTACTCAGGCAGCCTTTCTGGATTATGACCGAGATGGCGATCTGGATATGTATTTACTTACAAATTCTTCACATGAAAATTACGATCGAAACCAGGCTGTAGGACAACACACAGATGGTACAGGGAAAAGTGTAGACAAGTTCTTTCGCAATGAAGGTAGTGGAGCCAATGGACTACCCAGCTTTAAAGATATTTCCAAAGAAAGTGGTATTCAAACAGAAGGATGGGGATTGGGCATTGTCGTTAATGATATTAATCGAGATGGGTATCCGGATATCTATTGCGCAAACGATTTTCTTTCCAATGATCATCTATGGATCAATAACTGTAATGGCACCTTCTCTAATCAGGCAAAGAAAGCATTCAAGCATACAGAACACAACGGAATGGGAATGGATATTGCCGACATAAATAATGATGGGCTTAATGACATAGTTGTGATGGATATGATGCCAGAAGATAATCTTCGTCAAAAAACAATGTTTTCTACAATAGGATATGATCGTTTTTTTCTGAATCGTAGACAAAATTACCAGAACCAGCACATACGAAATGTACTACAGATAAATAATGGGAATGGTACCTTTAGTGATATTGGCTATCTGGCGGGTATATACGCTACTGACTGGAGCTGGAGTAGCCTGCTGGCAGACTTTGATAATGATGGATATCGGGACTTGTTAGTCACAAATGGATATCGGAAAGACATTACAGACCTGGATTTTGTAAGCTATAGTAGGGAAGCCTCTTTGTTTGGAACAGATGAAGCCCGTATAAAAAATGCAATTAAAGCGGTTAAAGGATTAGAGGGTGTCAAAAAGCCTAACTGCATTTTTCATAACAATGGTGATCTAACCTTTACTAATCTTGCCAGCGAGTGGGGAATGGATCAACCTTCTTATTCTAATGGAGCAGCCTATGCAGATTTCGATAATGATGGGGATCTGGATATGGTAATGAATAATATCGATGAGGAAGCTTTTGTATATCGCAACAATGTGGTTCAACTACAAAAAGAAGCTTCTAAATCTAATACAAACCATTTTTTAAGAATACGTCTTCAAGGAGACAAACCCAATACTTCAGGACTAGGAGCCAAGGTATGGGTTTACTACAATGGTAAAACACAATACACAGAACACGAGATTCAAAGAGGTTATAAATCAACCATCGAAGATTATGAGCATTTTGGTATGGGAAAAGCTACAAAAGTTGACTCTTTGGTTGTAATCTGGCAAAATGGCAACAAACAACGTCTAGGTACTCTCTCAACAGACCAGATAATCACTCTGCAAGAAAAAAATGCTCAAAAACAATCCATCAAATCATCGACAACAAAGCCTTTTGTTTTTGAAGAAATCCATTCAATTACATATAAACATCAGGAAACTGACTTTCCTGACTTTAAGTATGGACAAGCTTTATTACCTCATAAACACTCTCAACAAGGTCCCTCTATTGCTGTTGGGGATATTAATGGTGATGACTTAGATGATTTCATCATTGGCGGCTCTGCCAACGATCATGCAACTATTTTTTTGCAAACAACAGATCATCAGTTCAAACAACAGTCTTTGCCTAATAAGACCTCAGAAGATACAGGTATATTACTTTTTGATGCAGACAATGATGGAGACAATGACCTCTATTGTGTAAGTGGTAGCAGCGAATTTGGAAAAGAAACGCATCAGTATCAGGACAGGTTTTATCGTAATAATGGCAAAGGAGTATTTACCCCTGATAGTAATGCTCTACCTAAAACAGAAAGCAGCGGTAGCTGTGTGGTAGCCTGTGACTATGATAAGGATGGAGATTTTGACCTATTTGTAGGAGGAAGGGTTTCACCAACTCAATACCCTATTGCCCCTGTGAGCTATTTATTGCAAAATGATGGAAAAGGCCATTTCTCAAATAATACTCAAGAACTATGTCCGGAACTGGAAAAACCAGGAATGGTTACTTCAGCTCTCTGGACCGACTACGACAATGATGGATGGACTGACCTGATTGTAATAGGTGAGTTTATGCCTATTACATTCTTCCACAATAAACAAGGAAAGCAATTTGAAAAATCTGAACTACCTAATTCCGGAGGTTGGTGGAACAGCATTACAGGAGGTGATTTTGACAACGATGGAGATATAGACTATGTAGCAGGAAACCTGGGTAGGAATTCATTGTTTCAGGCATCAGAAAAATACCCTGTCTGTGTGTATGCCAAAGACTTTGATCAGAATGGTACAATGGACCCTGTACTTTGCAGATATATTGATGACAAAGAATATATCTCTCATCCACGTGAGACATTAACAGATCAGATAGTAAGTTTCCGTAAAACACTAACAAGTTATGCTTTATATGGGAAGTCTACTTTTGCAGAGTTGTTTGATTCAGAAAAACTGAAAGATGCTCTTATTCTTAAAGCTACAACCTTTTCTTCTATTTATCTTGAAAATCAGGGCAAGGGACAGTTTGTTATGCACCCGCTTCCTGTACAGGCACAATTTTCACCTATTTTTGGACTGCTTACTGATGATGTGAACAATGATGGAAATTTGGATATTTTGGCAGTAGGCAATGACTACAGTAGAGAAACACTCTCAGGTTGGATGGATGCAGGAATAGGTCTGTATTTACAGGGAAATGGAAAGGGCAACTTTACTTCAGCAACAATAACAGAAACCGGATTTCAGGTAGATGGAGATGCTAAAGCACTTACCCAAATAGTAGTAAGTACAAACGAAAGATTAGTGATAGCTACACAAAACCAGGATAGTGTAAAGGTATTTGAGCATCCACAAAATAAAGACGCTACATTTTCCTACATACGGTTAAATCTAACAGACACTAAAGCAGAGTTACGATGGGCAAATGGAAAGAAACGTCTTGAAGAGTTTCATTATGGTTCTGGCTATCTCTCACAAACAACACACACGTTAATTGTACCAAATGGTGTCACAGAAGTTTTGATCTTCGATCAGAAAAGTCAAAGCCGCAAAATTGTTGTTCATTCAGAGATTGCTCAACATTCCAGATAA